The DNA region TGGTACGGTCCTTGGCACTGCACGGGAGGGGGGCCTCTACGATCCGCACTTCCCGACGACCCCCGGCATTCCTCGTCCCGTTGCGTACGGCGTCCTCTCTACCCGACGCACACCGCACCGCGTTGGCCAATACCAACAGTAATAGTGAGATCGACACCGAGATCAATATGGATACCGACACTGTTGTCTGGACCACCGACAAGGTCCGGAGTACCTTTATCGACTTTTTCGAACAGGAACCGCGATCACACACGTTCCAACGCAGTTCAGCCTGTGCCCCGCTCAACGATCCGACGCTTTTATTCACCAACGCCGGAATGAATCAGTTCAAGCCCGTCTTTTTGGGACAAGTCGATCCCAATTCGCCCCTCGCCAATGTACAAAGAGCCGTCAATAGTCAAAAGTGCATTCGAGCCGGTGGTAAGCACAACGACTTGGAAGACGTGGGACGGGACACCTACCATCACACGTTTTTCGAAATGCTAGGATCCTGGTCTTTCGGTGACTACTTTAAGAAAGAGGCCATTGACTACGCCTGGCAATTGCTCACCGAAGTTTATCGCCTCGATCCCGATCGATTGTACGCCACATACTTTCAGGGTGACGACGCCCTCGGACTCGCACCGGATTTCGAAGCCCGTGATTTGTGGCTCCGTTACTTGCCGGCAGCGCGGGTCATTGGCTGCGACGTCCGCGACAACTTTTGGGAAATGGGAGAAGTCGGACCCTGTGGACCCTGCAGCGAAATTCACTACGATCGCATCGGCAACCGCGACGCGGCCGCCTTCGTCAACGCCGACGACCCGCAAGTCATCGAAATATGGAACATTGTCTTTATTCAGTACAATCGGGAACCGGATAAACTGCAAACTCTCCCGGCAAAGCACATTGATACCGGTATGGGACTAGAACGACTCGTGTCTATTTTACAAAACAAGGATTCCAACTACGATATCGACGTCTTTCAACCACTCTTTGCCAAACTCGCCACGCACACGGACCGGGGACCCTACACCGGCCGGGTCGGCACAGACGACGTCGATTTAAAGGACACGGCCTATCGCGCCATTGCCGATCACGCCCGGACCCTCGCctttgccattgccgacgGCGCCGTCCCCAACAATGAAGGACGCGGCTACGTCCTGCGACGCATCCTCCGACGGGCGACCCGATACGGACAACAAATTTTGCACTGCGCACCCGGATTCTTCGCCACGCTCATTCCCGTTGTTGTAGAAACCTTTGGAGAAACGTATCCGGAACTACGAGCGGCCGAATCTACCATTCTCGAAATCGttcaggaagaagaacaagcctTTGGTGACATGCTCGATCGTGGTATCAAGTTTTTTACCGAACTGGAAGGAGAACTCAAGGAAAATAAGGTTCTGGAAATATCAGGAGAAAAAGCATTCTTCATGTATGATACCCTTGGTTTTCCAGTTGACTTGACCGAACTAATGGCCCAAGAAGCCGGCTTGTCGGTGGACATGGCTGGCTTTGCCAACGCCATGGAAACGCAAAAGACTCGATCCCGGCAGGCTCAAAAGACGGCTCGCGCTGGAAATGCACCCGTCCTCGAACTTGTGGCCGAACAGACGGCCTGGTTGGTGGACCAAAATGTTTTGCCCACCGACGATGGGTTCAAGTACAAGTGGGACGTTCAGTTGCCGGCCACTGTCATGGCCCTGTACGGGAAGGACGGCTTTTTGACCGGTGACTCCACCGCAGACCAAGGCGACTTTGTCGGTATTGTGCTCGACAAATCTTCTTTTTATGCCGAAGCAGGGGGGCAGGAGGCTGATGTGGGCACGTTGGAgtttttggacgaagccgGCACCATTACGGGTCGATTTACCGTGACGGATGTTCAAGTATACGCCGGATTCTTGTTACACAAGGGCGCCGTGGAAGAAGGTTCCATTGCCGTAGACCAAGCAGTGAATTGCAAGGTTGACTACGAGCGCCGGCGTATGATTGCGCCAAATCATTCCATGACGCACGTTCTGAACGCGGCCCTGCGCAACGTGTTGGGCGAAAAGTGCGATCAGCGTGGTTCGCTTTGCAACAACGAAAAGTTACGCTTCGACTTTGCCCACAAAAGAGCCATGACAATGCTAGAAATCAAAGCAGTTGAAGAATTTTGCCAGAAGAGCGTCGCTGACGCCCAGCCTGTCAAATCCAAAGTGATGTCCTTGGCCGATGCCCAAGCTATTGACGGTGTCCGTGCCGTCTTTGGTGAAGTTTATCCCGATCCGGTCCGAGTCATTGCCATTGGCGACAGTAGTTCGGTTGAGTTTTGCGGTGGGACACATTTGGAAAATACAGCCGAGGCGGAAGCCTTTGTTTTGGTGGAAGAAACTGCCGTCGCCAAGGGTATTCGTCGTGTGACAGCCGTAACCAAGGATGCCGCGAAGCGAGCTCTGGCCGGAGGAGTCAAATTTCAAGCATTGgtcgacaaaattgaacAACTACCAGCTACGACGTCTGGATTATACAAACAGGCTGGGTCAGCGCGGAAAGATTTGGATGCGGCGTTTGTTTCCGCTGTACTCAAGGCAGAGCTACGAACAAGACTAGAAGCCATTCAAAAGAAAGCCAATGACGCGGCCAAGAAAGCATTACAGCAGCGTGTGGATTTGGTACTGAACGATGTGAAAAAGGATGTGGCGGTAgcattggaagaaaaaatgCAAACGCTGGTACTTAATGTGGACATTGCGGCCGACTCCAAGGCCTCGCAGCGTGTCATGAATACGGTCAAGGAAATCGCCCCGGAGATGGCCTTTTTGGGCGTGAGTGAGGCCGAAAGCGGAAGTGGTGGCAAGATAATGGCGTTTGCTGTAGTGCCCGACAGGCTAATGGAAGAATTCGATCTCAGGGCGGACGAATGGATTCGTGCGACACTGGAATCTTGTGGTGGACGCGGCGGGGGCAAACCCGGCAGCGCACAAGGGCAGGCTCAGGATTGTGCAGACGTTTCCGGTGTTATGGATGCTGCGAACGCATTTGCGTCGTCCAAAGTCCAAAGCAAAACCTTATAAAGACTGCATTCCTTACTTTAATTTGGATCCCTCAGTTTTTCGAAAATTCTCGGTTTACAgttgtttttgttgctaGATGATAGGTCGGTTTTTACTGGTTGTTCGCTAGGTGGTGGCTCGGTTTGGGCTCGGGTAGACTGTTATTGGGGGTGATTAGGTTGGGGTTGATAGGGGTGCCTGCCCGAGGTTGGAGGACAACCCCTTTCCACGGCGGTTGGCTCGAATTTTGACTCGACCGCGTTGGCAGGTTTCCGTTCTGTGATTGGAAGGCGACCGAGAACCTCGTCCTGCGTTCATGGGATTGCCAGGTTTTGGGTTAAAGTTTTTGAAACAAGTGCCCATGAAACAGCTTGGGCCCAAATTTACCAAGAATCACGTGAGAGCGCACCTTACTTACGGCTAAATTTCCAAATTTTCGGGAAGTAGACGTTTTTCTCGACCCCATCTATTAGCGATTTGATATATATGCATCTGTAGGATTGAGAAATTGAAATCATTCTCGTCACGCGCCGTCCGCTACACTTTGCATTATATCAGGGAACATTTTGCCCGGAGTGTCGCCGCGTTTTCGCGAGAAGAGGCGCTCGTTAGTCTCAATTTCCATTCGAGCACCGGACACAATCAAACAGTGAATTGATAATCGGCGGCTCAAGTATCCGTCTTTTTTTCTCCTGCGTTACTCACTTTCGGGTCTTGCTGTCGTCGAATGCGGTACGAACTGTAGTACATTGCCTCTATTCCACAGTTCCTGTCTATCCCGTTCTACACAACcgctattcacagtcagcaatgATTCCCTCTTCCGCCGTACTCATTTCGGACAATGTATCCATCCAATGTGTAAGTAACTGAGGATTTCTAGATGCCGATATCCGTTCAAGATATGTTCGGGAGTCCTTTGCATATGCGACTTGTCAAGAGCAAGCTTTGAGTTTGGTTCCAAGCTGCCTAAGGACTTGTCTGACTTTCCGTTCGCTTTACTTTTTCAGAAAGTCCGCAGGTCTCCGTGTTCCACCAATCCAAAGTTTTCTGATACACAGGATATTGCCTGCGTTTTGCGCAACTGGGGATGTCAAATTCCGGCAAAGTCCTCCGCCTCCCGCCTCGACAGCTCGAGCCAGCGGCTCATCGCAACGAAGAAGCATCACCAAGGTCCGGAACTCGTGCTGACTCCGATCCAAACCGTGCTTTTCATGCGCGATGAAACTCCCATGCGCCGAAATCGCAGACGAGTGGTACCAAACGAAAAGGCTTTGCCCTCCTATTCTATTCCCATGTCAGATATCCTAGTCGTGGAGACGTACGGTGATCACGACGCGGCGACCCGATACAAATTGAACGTCACTACGCTCAGC from Phaeodactylum tricornutum CCAP 1055/1 chromosome 18, whole genome shotgun sequence includes:
- a CDS encoding predicted protein codes for the protein MDTDTVVWTTDKVRSTFIDFFEQEPRSHTFQRSSACAPLNDPTLLFTNAGMNQFKPVFLGQVDPNSPLANVQRAVNSQKCIRAGGKHNDLEDVGRDTYHHTFFEMLGSWSFGDYFKKEAIDYAWQLLTEVYRLDPDRLYATYFQGDDALGLAPDFEARDLWLRYLPAARVIGCDVRDNFWEMGEVGPCGPCSEIHYDRIGNRDAAAFVNADDPQVIEIWNIVFIQYNREPDKLQTLPAKHIDTGMGLERLVSILQNKDSNYDIDVFQPLFAKLATHTDRGPYTGRVGTDDVDLKDTAYRAIADHARTLAFAIADGAVPNNEGRGYVLRRILRRATRYGQQILHCAPGFFATLIPVVVETFGETYPELRAAESTILEIVQEEEQAFGDMLDRGIKFFTELEGELKENKVLEISGEKAFFMYDTLGFPVDLTELMAQEAGLSVDMAGFANAMETQKTRSRQAQKTARAGNAPVLELVAEQTAWLVDQNVLPTDDGFKYKWDVQLPATVMALYGKDGFLTGDSTADQGDFVGIVLDKSSFYAEAGGQEADVGTLEFLDEAGTITGRFTVTDVQVYAGFLLHKGAVEEGSIAVDQAVNCKVDYERRRMIAPNHSMTHVLNAALRNVLGEKCDQRGSLCNNEKLRFDFAHKRAMTMLEIKAVEEFCQKSVADAQPVKSKVMSLADAQAIDGVRAVFGEVYPDPVRVIAIGDSSSVEFCGGTHLENTAEAEAFVLVEETAVAKGIRRVTAVTKDAAKRALAGGVKFQALVDKIEQLPATTSGLYKQAGSARKDLDAAFVSAVLKAELRTRLEAIQKKANDAAKKALQQRVDLVLNDVKKDVAVALEEKMQTLVLNVDIAADSKASQRVMNTVKEIAPEMAFLGVSEAESGSGGKIMAFAVVPDRLMEEFDLRADEWIRATLESCGGRGGGKPGSAQGQAQDCADVSGVMDAANAFASSKVQSKTL